ACCCCGCAGGCTCAATCCAAACTCCTCATCAAGGTACATTTCCTTTGTCAGTTTGTATAAGCCACTCTAACCTGTTTCATTCTAAATACAGATTTTAACCTCCCTAAGCCTTTCTGTTCACATACTCACCTGTTTATTCTCATGGTCACCCCACTGATCTTGTCAGTACCTGTGACCTCTCCATTCTCTTGGTCTCACTCTTTAGCAAAACCACCACTGCCATTCTCCAATCGGCTTCCAGTCTCACTTcctccccatccctgggaaaaatgCAACTGTCTCTGAACAAATATAACTGCTTCTCCAAGCTCAGCCTCTGGCTTTCCATTCACCACAACACTTCAGCAACTGTTTTTCCACTTAACCACTCCTCTATTAATGTTCTTGTCCCCAAGAAAATTGTCACTCAATTCCATCGTGATTGGGGTCAAGGGAAAGCAGGATAATCACATAAGTGAGAAAGGAACAAAAGATCTGTTACTGAGTGGTTGGAGGTGGCTTATGTAGAATATAAACAGCAGCATTAACCATTTTCTATTGGCTTGatgtaaatcatagaatccctacagtgtggaagtcagCCATTCGGCCTATTAAGCctacactgactgtctgaagaacatcccacccagacccatgcccctaccttatccctataaccttgcatagTCCATGGCTAACTCAACTTACcgatatatccctgaacactatgggcaatttcccatggccagcccacctaacctgcacatctttggactgtgggaggaaaccagagcaccaggaggaaacccacacagacactgggagaatgtgcaaactccacactgactgaCACCTgcaactggaatcaaacccaggtccctaacattgtgaggcagcaatgttaaccactgagccaccgtgctgccctgtcaAGTGATATGGAGTCCTCTGGGATAGAGTTCCTCttcatggggtggcacagtggctcagtggttagcactgctgcctcatagcaccagggacccaggtttgatcacAGCCTCTGGTGActttctgtatggagtttgtacattctccccgtgtctgcgtgggtttcctccgggtggtccagtttcctcccacagttcaaagatgtgcaggtcaggtgaattggccatgctaaattgcccatagtgtcaggtgcattagtcagagggaaatgggtctgggtgggttactctttggagggtcggtgtggacttgttgggctgaagggcctgtttccacactgtagggaatctaatgtaatctaaaaaagctTGAATCAACTGGTTGAACCATTCAGTCAGGCAGCCATCTGTCCAATCCCCACCAAATGATTAAAGTTCTTAGGATCCTCCGTCAAAATAGCTCACTACTCCAGGATCAGCTTGCAATACAAAATTAACTTCCAATACCAACTCCCTTGTTCATCCCCTCACCTTTTTCACCAACTCTAGCAAACAAGTGTGACAAattcagaaatatatttttacTTGGTTTGTGCTAACCTGGTCCACTGTCCTTCCACCACccgtcagcaccaccctctctgcAACCCCTGGGCATTCAGCTTGAGCTTGTTTTCCACCTCACCTGAAACTTATCACGTCCACCAGCTTCATCACTGCTCTCTCATCTCCATTCCCATGAAGCTGTTGTCCATCCTGCTTCCTGACCTGACCTGCATCTGACCCCACACGCTTCCCTTTGAGTTAATCTGCTCTTCAACAACATCCACCACTGACCTCCTTGTCTTCACAAACTACCTTCCCATTTCTcccataaaagcaaaatactatagaTGCTAGTAATTTGCAATAAAACAGAAAACTGTCCCATGCTGTAGCAGGTCTAGTGTTTCCTAGGCCCATCTTAAGCTACAGTGTTCCACTGGAGCTCAAAGCAAGGTTGGGGGAGGCACCACCGCATTTGCTGGAAATTTCAGCTAttgcttctctgccatttcatccatccactccagcacAGAATTTCTTTTTGGGTTCCCTTCTTCCTTGTCATCGGCATGCTGGCTCCCTGGAGACATGATCTGAAGAGATGGGGTCTGCTTCCATATGTCCAGCCTTACTCCTcacccgaggagaaagtgaggtctgcagatgctggagatcaaagttgaaactttattgctggaacagcacagcaggtcaggcagcatccagggaacaggagattcgacgtttcgggcacaggcccttcttcaggaattcctgaagaagggcctgtgcccgaaacgtcaaatctcctgttccctggatgctgcctgacctgctgtgctgttccagcaataaagtttcaacttactcCTCACCCACCTGTCTAAACTCCTTCACTGCTTCTCAGTTGTGTGTGATTTCTTATCCAGCACTCAGGCTTGGATCAGTACCAAATTCCTCCATTTTGGGAGCTCCTATCCTTGACCCTGTTATCAATTCCACATCCTTGCCACTAATTCCATCCTTCTCTTTCCAGCCACCATCTACTAGAAGCTTCCATGTGACTTGTATCGTGCCCGTCACAAGGACGGCTAACTTTCCCTTCTGTCTTCCTCTGCTCAGACACTAAGCCAGGTGTAACTGCCCCAAAGCTCTCCTAGCCAACTCCCAATTCTCAATTTTCTGGACAACACAACCCCTCTTAGTCTGGACATGTCTTCTTTACTGTAATCACACCAAGCCTAGCACACCCCCACCCCGAACGACTGTTTTTCCATATGAACCATCTATCTTGAAGTCAttccttttaaaattctcatcttgaaATTTCTTTATGGCTTTATCATCTCTAGCCTCGTCACATGCTGTAAACCCACAACCATCCCGTCCCTCGATTCTCTGCTCTGATTCTCTGCACCCTCCTTATTTCACTTCACGATAGCCAAGCCTTCAGCCAATTAGATCACTCGCTCTGGAATTTGCTTCCTGAAACTATACACACTCCCCATCTATCTCCTCAATTAAGATTCTTCTTACAACCTCTTTAGCCCCTGTCCTCTTTGGCTTACCATTCATTGAATCTGATTACATGTCGGCCTAGCACCCTGGGACATTTTTCTACATCAAAGGAAATTTACAAATGCATGTTGATATTCTGAGTGAATGATTGAGAGACACATAAAATAAAAGATACAGACTTTCTCAGGCTTGACTGTAAAACCTTTTCACAGTTAGAAAGCTCAAACATTGCTCTCCAGGCATGGAAATGCAGGAGGTGGGAATGTGGCTGTGCCCAGCTACAGCACATGATGGATAGCTGTTGACTGGGGAGATTAAGGAGACACAGCTGTTCAGGGGGTATGTCAGTGTTATTAaagtgtgatgatggaaaagcacagcaggtcaggcagcatccgaggagcaggagcgtcgaCATATCAggtatgtgggggtgggggagcagtgcccaagggggctgagagataaatgggaggggagtggggctggggagaaagtaggctGGGAAGGGGATAGGTAGTTACAGGTGGgcggtaatggtgataggttggagtggagggtggagcagatagttgggaaggaagatggacaggtaggacagttcaagagggtggtgccaagttggaagcttGAATCTTGATAAAGTGGGAGGAGAtgagatgaggaaacttgtgaaatcaacattgatggcgtgtggttgaagggtccctaggtggaagatgaggcgttcttcctccaggacttggcggtggaggaggctctggacttgcatgtctttgggcaagtgggagggggagttgaaatggtccactacagggtggtggggttgttgggtaCCTGTGTCCCTAAGATGTTCTATGAAACATTcctcaagttggcatcctgtctccccaatgtagaggagtctgcatcgagagcaacggacacagtagatgagttGTTCACATGTGTAGGAAAATTTCTTCTGgatttggaaggatcctttggggccttggatggaggtgagggggggatgTGTGGGAGCCGGCATGACAGTGTTATTAATGTGACTAAAATAGGATAAAATCAGAAAATCATGGCTCCAGATTGACAGGAATTGGTGGGGGGGAGCCTAATCTGGAGTACCAAAACAGAGTTAACCCTTTGTTGATGAGGCCTGCAGGAAGAAAATCTTTGAGTGGCCTTTCAATAACGATTCCCAGCCTGGCGAATTTGGTTTCactcatttgtgagatgtggcaTTGCcagctggtcagcatttattacccgttcctagttgcccttgagaaggtggtggtgagctgccatcttgaaccacggcagtccacctgctgtggcttGACCGATTATGCTATTagagagtgaattccaggattttaccctAGTGACAAAGAAGGTACAGAATGGGTGACCAGCACAGAGGAGGTCCTGCACACCAAAGACCCCAGTTTGACAATTACCAGATAACCCTCTCCAAGTGTGAATGCTTGCTGTGATTCCATCCCACAGGAATGAggactccctcagcacctcatcCAAATGGCTATTCCTAATAtaaagccatacagcatggaaacagatccttcagtccaatcaatccatgcagaatataatcccaaactaagctcgtcccacctgcctgctcctggcccatatccctccaaacatttctcatttgtatacttatccaagtgtcttttaaacattgtaattgtacccacatccacatccaccacacgtaaaccactctctgtgtaaaaaaacttccCCCTCATGTcttgtttaaatctctccccttaaaaatgtgccctcttgtcttgaaatcctccatcctaggcaAAAGATAAGTACCATTGACTCTATccagactcctcatgattttataaacttctataaggtctcctctcaccctcctatgcttcagtcaaaaacatcccagcctttctttataaactCAAACTATCCATTCCTgttcctgtcaacatcctggtaaatgtctcccgtaacatctccagcttaattatatcctgggcgaccagaactggcttcactaatgtcctcaacatgacttcccaactcctggactcaatgtGAGTCAATGCAGTGCATTTCTGTTGGTGAGTCAACAGGGAAGGGGACTGNNNNNNNNNNNNNNNNNNNNNNNNNNNNNNNNNNNNNNNNNNNNNNNNNNNNNNNNNNNNCAGGGATCAGACTGGAtcttcattgaatccctacagtgtggaaacaggccatttggcccaacaagttcacaccatccctccaaaagtatcccacccagacccattcccctaacctacacatacctgaatactatgggcaatttaacacggccaattcacctgacctgcacatctttggactgtgggaggaaactggagcacccagaggaaacccacgcagacacggggagaatgtgcaaactccacacagtcagtcgtccaatgctggaatcgaacctggccctgtgaggcagcagtactaaccattgagccacttcTCCTGGAATTTTGGGTTCAGCTCCTCACAGGTTAAATTTGCCAGAACAGCAGTTctcttttaaatttaattgggAGCTGAAATTCTGTCCTAAAGCCACTCATTgtatattattttaaataagtCCTGCGCAAGCCATTTTATTTTGCACCTGAAAGCAATTGGGAGCTTTAATGTTTCTATTAAAACAACGAGAGGGCAAATTTAATGGTGAGCCACTTGAAAGATTGATCTCTCTTCAGCCACTATACTTGTCACCCCCAACCACGCCCCACCCCCGCAGTCCAATTTTATTTGCTTCCTGTTCCTCTGCACCTCAGTTACAGCTCGGACTCCCTGGGCTCGAAGCAGGTCGTGCAGCCAAAGTTCCATACAGCACCGTCTCAGACACAGCCCTGCTTTCTGTACCTGGGCCAGGCACGAGTGCTGTTTGCCAACAGGGGGAATCCAGGCAAAAGGTTCTCAAAACATGCAACTGTGCGAATGCGAGACGACGTGAATCAGTACATTATTGAACGGAATGCTTTTGGCTTtcgggaaaaaaaagaaaacaagacaaagcaaaaaaaaaagcaaaaagcaaCTTTTCACTGACCTGTCCCTACTACGCCTTGATGGGAAAGCTGCGTTGCAACCTCCAACTGTGCACAGGTGCATCTCCTTTAGATGCACATTTTTGTAATGCAACTTAACACTGTAAGAACTTTTAAACACCTTCTTGCAGACATAGCAATAGTTAGGATTAGAAGTACCCTGATTATCCCCCTTATCTGCGACTGGCTGCAGATATGTGCAGCCATTCACCGCTGGGCTCTCGGAACATGGTGAGCCAGGCCTCTGAGGCAGTAATGCACTGCTAAAGCCTCCATTCAGCAGCCTGTACTGCACTTCTTTAGAATTGTTGGTGGGTTGTAACCAACCTTCTGATTTAAATACCAGGCCCTCGCTACTGTCAGGTTCAAACTCCATTCGTTCCTCCCCAGGACACGAAATGATTACAGTTTTTGCCTGCGCATAAGCATCTCCATTTTCCAAGTGAAGGGAGCTGTTGACTGATTTCCCCTCAGTATCTGCTCCAGTGTTGATAGACATCAAATCAGGCCGCTGCTGCCCTTTGAGGCTCTGCTCCTCCAAGTCAGACAAATAACTCAGCCCACTTTCTGTTCTTTCTAAACCATCCTTGACATGCTGAAACTCACTGTCACTTCTCTGCAGTGCAgctgccgcactgtcaggagctcCACCTTCGGAGTCCTCTAAGTCTTCCATACTTTCTTTCTCGATTTTAACTGGCATGCTCGATTTCCGGGATTTCTTTTTCGGCACAGGATCTCTTGCAGGAGGCTGCCCTGGGACTGAGGGAGCTGTGACTGGCAAATGTGGGAGGGCGCCTTGGGGGATGGCGAGTTCAGATGGTGGCACCAGGCTGCGATAGAATGGGAGAACCGGCTGAACGGTCTTCAGGTTTTGAAACATGTTGCTGTGCCCGGCATTGGAAATGCCAACCTGAATGCTGTTCTGAGGGGCTGGCTCTGCACGGGGATTATCAAACCCTGAAAGTGACCGGGCATCGGTGCCAAGGCAGTTGCTGATATTGAGCTTCCTGTTATTGACTTGGATGACTGTTGTTAAGGAGCAGTTTCTCAGATCTTTGTCACGGTTGTTTTTCATGGTCGGCATGTGAAGCCTGGGGTTGGGATTGGAGCTGTGGCGATTACGGCTACGTAGGGAACTAAAGACCATATTGCAACCTTCCACCGTGCACCTGTGCTTAATCTTCAGGTGAACAGCATTGTAATGAATCTTTAATGTGCCTTTATCATAAAAAGTCTTTTCACATGCACTGCAGTAAACACGCCCCTTGTTTGTTAGGGAAGCGGCTTTCTCTAAGGATTTCACTCTGACATGAGAAGGCACATACCGTTGCTCAACATCGTGTTTCGGTGTTACACTGAGTGCAGGGGATGCCACGGCACTGGGCTCATTGGTGGACTTATTCTTTGTATCGTGGTGAATACCATCTTGGGAGTTCTGGCTGGTTGCCTCAGGACTCGGGAAAGAGTCAGCCTGGGCGTTCGAAAGGAAActcttgctgaggggaacggGAATGTCTTGCTTGGATTCTCGTGGCGTGTCTTGAGACTGATCAAGGAGGAAACTGTTGGGAGACGCCCCCAGCAGAGGCATTGGGATAGGATTAAAGAACTGGAATGGTAGCATAAACGCCAGATTGTTCACGATGTTCTCAAAGTGATGAGTGCTGCTGGCATTGATTTTCTCAGGCTGGGTGACTAGCGCAGGGTTTCGGGTTTGGTTGCTGCTTTCTATAAAGGTTCGGATGTCAGAGTTAGTTTTGGTCTGTGGGACGACAACAGCATGTCCCTCCTTCTCCTGAATTGCCATGAGTTCAACGATGGATTTGGTCTCTCCGAAACGAAGGAATTGGTTGAGGGAGACCATTTCTTCCTCATAGGTCATTATGCTCCACCGATCAAGTACTTTTCCTGAGGCATCCTGCAATACAAGAATTGACATGGAATAAAACTCTAATGTAGTTTGGCATGATATACTTTATTGACAATGCCTGTTTCCCTACGGGTGATGGGCACCGTCTCCATTGGCACACAGCAAAGTGCTGTGGGCAAAGACTCAAGATTTTCTTGTTTATGCTGGTACCCAGCAATCAGCACAGATTCAGAATGTCGCCCCTATTGTATCAGCTCCAGCAAACAATGGTCTAGTTTGTAAACAAGCATTTCCTCTGGCTCCCATGTAATGTGACAAttgacaattagattagattccctacagtgtggaaacaggcccttcggcccaacaagtccacacccagacccatttccctctgactaatacacctaacactatgggcaatttaacaaggccaattcacctgacctgcacatctttggactgtgggaggaaaccggagcagccggaggaaacccacgcagacacgggaagaatgtgcaaactccacacagacaggttaAGGATGGGGCTAGTTTTCTCTCTCAGCTCTCGCTCTTTGCCAGCTGAGGCAAGATGAACTATTCAGGATGTGAAAAGTGGTGCGGAAAAATACTATTTTTCTTCGGGTCAACTTACCACTTCAAGAGGATGCTCCACCTTTAGAGAGGAAACTGAAAACTCAAAATAAGTGCTCACATGAGTTGAATGAACATTGAtaaaaattctggattagtggtgctggaagagcacagcagttcaggcagcatccgaggagcagcaaaatcgacgtttcgggcaaaaacccttcatcaggaataaaggcagtgagcctgaagcgtggagagataagctagaggagggtggaggtggggagaaagtagcatagagtacaataggtgagtgggggaggggatgaagttgataggtcagggaggagagggtggagtggataggtggaaaaggagataggcaggtaggacaagtccggacaagtcatgggggcagtgctgagctggaagtttggaactagggtgaggtgggggaaggggaaatgaggagactgttgaaatccacattgatgccctggggttgaagtgttccggggctgaagatgaggcgttcttcctccaggcatctggtggtgaggaagcggaggtgaaggaggcccaggacctccatgtcctcggcagagtgggttACCTAGTATGCTTAAAGCCCCAAGGTAACATGATTCAACAGCTCATTTAACAACAGATACAACATCTACCTAAATAACTAACTAACCCAGTGAGTATTTATAACCAGCTGACAGACTTTGAGGTGACTCCGAAAGCATTGAAACATATCGCAAACTGGATGAGTTTTGGAAGATAATTTGAGAATGCAGGTGTGACAACACTACGGCCTTAAGAGGTCtatattgtcctgcatttgtttatgaagagatgttgagacaGAGGTATAGAGCAGCCTgcttcaagccaataaagtaaatagcttgtgaggccgtgtttttttttaaagttggaagaaTAGAAGGAGTGAAGTGGGCTGGGccgggggggaggagggggtcaagctcccacagaaccaggattttagtttaactttcagtagcagttgctggggtcttgaagctgatGTCCACTTTCTATTACAGCCAAAAGttgggggttctcttcctgctgctagaattgtataTAAGatcatctattttactgaatttgcctttgctaagggtgtgtttatgggatgctactataTCGGAACAGTTACTGCTTAGGAATTAACTAATCTATTAATCTGTTAAGGTTTCCAGTAAAGTTAAGGTGAGAtaattcttcttccttttgtttgGATTATAACTATAgtaaagaataaagtgtgttttgcttcaagcttgGTAGTTTGGCCAAATGAATTACATCTAGAACACGATGCCTTACACGTTCCCActcaaaataagaaaaggttggagTCTAGGgtatcttctgaatatattttgaggggtttgatctggtccataacataggTTTGATGGCTTAGACTGCGTCCCCAATGATGGGGCTGGAGATGATGCTAGAGGGCAgggaaaggggagagggagagcaTTGCAGTAGAGGTTTAGGTTACAACAAGGAGCTGGATAGGCTGGTACTTCTTTTCACTGGCACAtagaggttgagggctgaccacatggaggtttagaaaatcatgagtgCTGTAGATTGGACTAATGataagtgtcttttccctcggataggggatttcaagattagggggagtattttaaaggtgagaggagagagattttaaaaagacacgagaggtaatttttttacagagggtggtttgtgcgtggaatgaatttcctgaggaagtggtggatgcaggcatagttacaacgtttaaaagacacttaaatgagtacataaataggaaaagtttggagagattttggccaggagcaggcaggtgggactagtttaatttgggattatggttggcatggattggttggacccaagggtctgtttccgtgctgtatgaccctatggcCAGCCTCAGTGAAGTTGTACACTGGGACCTAAGGAGGAAGAAAGGCATGCTGACAGCATGAGAGAATATTTAAATAAGGATGAGGATCTGAAAAATGATGCACTGGAGCTAACTAACTCAGAAGTGATGGAAATCAGCAAATGGAAATGATGGAGAGACGTACAAAATAGATAGATGGCAGAATTACATCAGCTGGAATCTGTGCAGAATCAGGTTTGGGAAATAAACAAAACTGTTTCTagcaaaataaaaccaaaacagcTGAGGAAGTGTAATCTTGAGGGGGTAAATGATATCCATGAGAGTTTCAACACTGAGGGAAGAAATGTGATGTCGGGTTTCTGCCTGTGCTGTTTAAAGGGAGTGTGTAATTAGAGTTCCACATGGACAGGGTTTGACATTCAATACCGGATCCTGAGAGATCTTGGTAGAGTGTCTGTGCAGAGCATGCTTCCTCTTACGGATGACTCGAGAGCTAAGGGGCTACAGAGGGATCACCTACAGGGATGAGGTAAAATTGTTTCTCATAAGGGGGTCTGAGAACTCTCTGAAATTCAGTGGAGAGGTGGACAGCTTCTTGGGAAGCAAAGGTGGAGGTTGAAAGGTTATTAGGAGTGGGTGGGAATACGGATTTGAGGTTACAGTAAGATCAGACATACTCTTTTTTAATCAAGGGGCCAAAGTGCCTTCACCCTGCACAAGGAGGGATTGCAAGCTGCAGTCTCTGGGTTCTGAATACTTCTTCTCGGGTAACAAAGGACACCAGCTGGGATGAATCCAAAACAGCTTCAGACTTCTCTATTCACTTGCAAGTCTTGTGGATATTGTCATCAGGGAAGTGTTGGCAAAGGGAGGGACAGCAAAACAGGACAGTTCTACCTCAGGTTGGGCCACAGCTTTCAGTTACTTACATTAAACAGAGCCAGTGAAACCAGATAGGTTCCGACAAAGGAAAAGATTGTCTTCAGATATCAGATGAGGGAAAACGGAGGTGTGGTCATCACTGTGACAATAATAATTGCActcatatagcacctttaacacagTAAAGCATCACAAGGAGCTCCACATCAGACCAAACTTGGCCATTAATGAAAGCATGTCTTTCTCAAAACTGATGCAAAAAAttcattttgtatctctcccatctcctgaggatCAACAAATACGCGaactcattgatctttaaggggcctaaTTCTCTCCTCTAGttgttcttttgctcttaatgtacttgtgaaatctctttggattatccttaacctgatctgccaaggctatctcatatcccctccttgTCCTCCTGATCTCCCTTTTAAGAATACCCCTTACAATGTTTATAATCTTCAGAGATTTATTTGATCACAATTATCTATATTTAATATGtgattctttcttattcttgactagaatctcaatatctttattcatccattgtttcctACACTTATCAGCTTTagccttcactctaacaggaacataatgcctctgagctctcattatcacacttttgaaagcctcccacttg
The window above is part of the Chiloscyllium plagiosum isolate BGI_BamShark_2017 chromosome 36, ASM401019v2, whole genome shotgun sequence genome. Proteins encoded here:
- the bnc1 gene encoding zinc finger protein basonuclin-2 gives rise to the protein MSESIRCTLVNCNCECFQAGKINIRQCDHCKHGWVVHALDKLRVNHLYQQSQVEIVQSNVVFDISSLMLYGTQAIPIRLKILLDRLFSVLKQEEVLQILHSLGWTLQDYIRGYILQDASGKVLDRWSIMTYEEEMVSLNQFLRFGETKSIVELMAIQEKEGHAVVVPQTKTNSDIRTFIESSNQTRNPALVTQPEKINASSTHHFENIVNNLAFMLPFQFFNPIPMPLLGASPNSFLLDQSQDTPRESKQDIPVPLSKSFLSNAQADSFPSPEATSQNSQDGIHHDTKNKSTNEPSAVASPALSVTPKHDVEQRYVPSHVRVKSLEKAASLTNKGRVYCSACEKTFYDKGTLKIHYNAVHLKIKHRCTVEGCNMVFSSLRSRNRHSSNPNPRLHMPTMKNNRDKDLRNCSLTTVIQVNNRKLNISNCLGTDARSLSGFDNPRAEPAPQNSIQVGISNAGHSNMFQNLKTVQPVLPFYRSLVPPSELAIPQGALPHLPVTAPSVPGQPPARDPVPKKKSRKSSMPVKIEKESMEDLEDSEGGAPDSAAAALQRSDSEFQHVKDGLERTESGLSYLSDLEEQSLKGQQRPDLMSINTGADTEGKSVNSSLHLENGDAYAQAKTVIISCPGEERMEFEPDSSEGLVFKSEGWLQPTNNSKEVQYRLLNGGFSSALLPQRPGSPCSESPAVNGCTYLQPVADKGDNQGTSNPNYCYVCKKVFKSSYSVKLHYKNVHLKEMHLCTVGGCNAAFPSRRSRDRHSANINLHHKLLTKGSCETQNINNSPLLTKELYKDVLVRTHIGQTPVILKGKSKTEHFVVSHGNGQEQTNDAQGGDGLYDGSVLDLSTTSSVKSGSSIHSWDSDAGSDEAVPVNDEDVFEHSDLMVKDKIYQLATVVKEPIDHLMQIPSHSPIMCNICQKMYSNKGTFRAHYKTVHLRQLHKCKVPGCSTMFSSVRSRNRHSQNPNLHKDTFCSSKESH